The sequence below is a genomic window from Hydractinia symbiolongicarpus strain clone_291-10 chromosome 10, HSymV2.1, whole genome shotgun sequence.
aaaatgaaaccacCATATTGcgcgttcgatttgttgttgaatgtttccgatctataaatttatttaaatttagcgCCATCTCATCGTAACAAACTTCATCGTTCGAAGCTTGTAGATGTTGTGGAAGAGGGacttaaaacatgaaaaaaatattgttgttggtcatgacagatatttcttaagttcaaagaagtttaaataaaggttataaaatgctgtttttATTATAGCACGCAAAATATTCAAAGATCTTATTTTTGAGGTTTACTGGTAAATACATCcaaacctacttattttcatcCCATACAGCCAtaaaaattctgtaaaaatgttgttagaaaaatatatagatatatagtcgCGagatagttatttatttgttttctctcgcttaaaatttatgttatggctgcagcaaaatttttttgcgTGCCTTTCTTTTAAACACACGTCGTCAAAATGCAGGGTGGAGCCATATGGTACTAACTGACTCCGCGTTAATTTTCGTTAATCCGTGTCACATAATTAGGTCCGGCTTAAGAGTGGGTAAACTGAGTCACATATTCAATTGGAGTGCTGTACAGGTATATGTCGCAAATCCAGTGAAACGCACACCACGCTATGGGTGTCAtattataaaaacatattttacaaCTTGTTGTTACCCTGTTATAGCAGGAAGAACAATCggtcaacattttttttgcaaaataagttCCCGTAATAGTTCTAAGAAAAATCGTGAcatcatgctgagcgctaagtaCAGGTAAAATGGAGTCGCACAcacaaaaactttattgcaactttgaaagaaaaaagacacaggaaacagcccgtcgttaCCCTgcccagctaaaacaatcactcaACAATTTCATTTGGTGGAATTTATTGTcagtttataaataaaatacatcTTAAAGCCTGTCGTTACCAGGTAATAATAGCCTAGCTAAGTATCACAGGCTAATTGAGACTGCTGTCTGCTTCAATCAATAAACCTTCGTAGCTATCTAACTGCATTCAGCATAAGaaagtttctttaaaattactttgactttttagccagaggtagctaacAACTAGGTAGCCACAACCCAGTTTTAGCTTAGTAAAAATTAGATTGGTGAATATAagacaaaaagaaataatatcaatggctaggataaaaagttaTACAAAATTAAATAGAAACCTGAAAtaaatttcaataaataaagctagctagccagtTTTAGGTTGCTTCCTCttcaaaatctacgtttgtagccaaaatcCTAAAATTAGTTTAAGATTTGTATTGTTAGAAAACgtaacaatatatttatctataAACAAAACTAatagaatataaaatatatatttattaaaaaacagaTACAAAAGTTTCATAAAGGCAAAAAGATCAACAAAAACAGACCTACCAAACCCAACGCCACAGCTTTCAAAGGTAGATTCTACCCCGAAAATCAATTCAGACCTCGGGAATAAAAGTTTGTCGGACGCCCATCGGGTATATGTGCAGAGGGGAGGGAAAGCATTTTTTCTCCAGATAAGAAAATTTTACAGGACGTGTTAAGAGAcagatatattttatatatctatatttttaaattccaaATGAAAGCTACAAATTTTTTTGGCCGAACGCATGCCTTGTTGCAAACGCAATAGCGGACAAACCACAGTCAACGCCTTTGTTTTTGAACGGCTTGATTTCAACCTTCTCATAATTTGAGTAGAATGCAATTTCTATAAAATCCTGCTGGATACGTGCGAAAGCCGAGCTATTATATACACAATATAGCTTGTTATTCTTCTTATTAAGCAGTAAATTGGCGACGAAAACCCAGTGTAAAGAGTATAAATGCAATAACTGGATACACTGTTTACCAATAGTCGTGTCAATGAAAGCTGCAATGTGTTCCTGTACCAAATTCTGCGCCACAATTATAGATTCGTTTTTTTTCTCCGAAAAAAATAACATGATTTTCTTGTTCGGATAATTGCaattttcttcttgtttttgcTTGTCCAAAAGATCTAACCACCTTCGTTATATGTATTTTCTTCTACGCCAATTGACAAATCTTGTTGTTCTATGCTATTTCTTCTACTCTCAGTATTCGCTCTGCTTTCTTGTCGTTAATGTGCAAGGGAATGTCAAAAATCGTGTCATCGATAGGAGCCACCTCTTACTCAATCAATTCCTCCGTGgatgaactttttcttttttcaacagATATCCTTACCCTTCCAACATGGAAAGCCTTCTTCTTCATCGTCGGCAACTTCTTTAAGGTAAAGGTGGACGATTTTTTATTGCTTGTGATATTGTAGTTTCTTGGTTTCTCGGGTATAAAACCATGATCACTATAAACATGGTTTTCCATAAGATCTAAAACATAGTGTAACTTATCTTAAATAATATTGAAGACCTTAGTTTCATAAATCGAGTAAGAAAAGATTTAATTTGGGTGAACAGTTCTCTGCAATTCGAAGCTGTTGATTTTTCCGGAAACAGTGTTTTTAGACCTGGCAGGAGATTGGAAGGATCGGATGAGTCACAAGGAGCTTCTTGAATAATATCatcatcaagtttttttttactatgtaTTTCGATCAAGAAAATTGTAAAGTTTTATCTAAAGTTATAATTATGAAGAAAATTTGTGTTTTTGATTAATctgaataatttttattcttattggATGTGTTACTTTATTATACTTTTTGGATATTATACTTTCTCTTGATGAAAAAAATTCCCCACTTACTTTTTTCTCCAAAACATTATCTGTCATGTtcgtataaaataaaatttcgaaGAATTTTCAAGTTCCAATGCTGCTATCGTTATTCTTCCAAGGTGCCATAAGatttcatgaaaaaaaaatccatctgtatttaaaatttaaaagcacCGTTTCACAAAAACACATGCAAAAAATTTATCTGTTGGCGCGCTTATAATGTTATGTGGTTTAGACGTATTGCTTGTAACCATATATGGGGGCTTACTTTACCCGACTGGTTTTTGAAGATAGAAtcttttttctcatattactttcGTCAGCATATCGAAGCCGCGTAAACTTGCTGATTGATTATTGATACAAATCGGGTCTTGTGATTGGCCAACTATCCGCTAGTGGTCAAAACAAAACCTGTTAAAATCAAGTTCTGCAAAAATTTCGAAACAAAGCTGCAGCACGGCCGGGACTTCAAAATAAATGTGCGGCGCGACCATTTTGAAGACACATAACGCAGCTATTATTACAGGTTATTTCGCCTTTAATATTAAATACATCGTTCTTTAGCCTTATTtacaaaatacatatttttgtgttatttcgGTGTTTTGgggttgttgtttttgtattttgtatatggataaaataattttttggacAATGTACAGCATGTGTTTTTATTATGCTTTGGTACTTCTTGGTATATTAATTTTATGAGACACCACAAAATATTGGCTGTATGTATAATAGTAATTCCAGCGAGATATATATCCAgcgaaatttaataaaatgagAGGAGAAGCGAAACTAATAAAACACTGACACTCTGAAGTTCAAGAAATTAATAAAATGTCAACAACATAAAAATGAAGTAAAGGAGCTCCATAAAACAACATGTAAAATTTTATCAGTCCATACCTCTTTGTCGATTATTTTGATCTGCACAAAAAGTTGAGATTGTAACACATGGAATGGTATTTCGACGCCCAATGGAAGTCCAAGGAAATTACACCGCCATGAatcctttattaaaaaaaattaatttaatttaatttaattgcttTAGGTAAATAAGAAATATTAGTGTACCTGATATTCTTTTTCATAGTATAACGCTCGAAAACAACCAGCCGGAATAAATTGCTAGATTgagaaagtttttattttattaactacatttttaaaatataatagactaaagaaagaaaaaataatattaatacgAATGTTTAAAGTTAAAGGACAAAAGTCAAACAATAAAAACTCTTCTCGAGATTTTTCATAAGGAACTAGCAAATGTCAGGAGTGCATAATTAATGCCTGAACGAGAAAGTTCGTCTCTGAATGGTAAATGACAAAAGTAGCCACAAGAAAATAGGTTATCATAAAGATGGAAGGTATGGTTAGAAAACTACAATGATGAATGAGAGAGGAAGGTGTCGTTATGATAGATAATAAGATCAGCCACAAGAAGAGTTGTTACCATTGGTTATCATACCTTAATGCTATTAATTTTCGCGCGCCTTTTATTATCACGCAGGAAAGGTGCGCGAAAATAAAAGGCGCGCGGAAAAGACCTATTTTCGCGCACTCGGCTGCGCGAAAATTAAAGGGTGTGCGAATTAGTGAAAAACACTTTTTAGCTATTTCTAAGCCTTTGATGATggtcattttttcatttaagTACTTTTCCGGTCGAAAGGCTGCATTAAGAACAACAGTAAAAGAGAGCTACTGAGTTTaactttaataaatcttgaaaagaaaattaatttagacCCTTTTTCTACAAAATAGTTTTATTGTTTAGTATATCATGATTATTTTGTATCAACGGACTTACTTAAAACCACAAGAAAAGAGTCATTTGAAAGCTGAAAAACCGTCTAtcaattacttttaaaattttctcacttcaaaaaaaaaattgtaaatttgaaGGTGCGCGAAAATTAAAGGGTGCGCGAATCGGCGTTTTTGAAGGGTGCGCGAAAATTAAAGACGCGAAAATAGTGTGCGCGAAAATAAAAGGCGCGCGAAAATTAATGGCATTAAGGTATCGTTATCATATCGTACTAAAATTGTTTGACTAGAATGGATTTCCGCAGTATAAGTGCAACTTCAAACCTtgagtactttcaacattgacTTGACAGTCACTTCATTTTCACCTTGAACAACAAGTTGATCTCCACGAACAACATGGAAAGCAACTACATGAAAATTTGCATCGCCAAGTACCTAAAGCCAATTCACACATGCTTCAAACGACATTACCTTTTTTCCTTGTATGCAGCACGTTTTATTATAAGgtgaattaaaaatgtttagagTTAAATTTATTTACGAAATTAAAAACACTAAATTACACACTTGAAGGGGAATTCGATCCTTTAAAAGCATAAATTTCAACTAACTTTGTACACATGTCCAATAGATTCAAACACTGGACCTTCACttgctaaataaaaaatagttaaaatatGTCAAGTTTATTCGTTTTTGTCTGGACTGTGCATGGAGAACGCAAATTAGGGGCGGAAAATTTCGGATGCACTTACAATCTGGATAAGGAGATAAAGCCAGCgctaaaatagaaataaaaattttgacttTAAACATTAGTATCTTGCATATGAAAATTGTGTCATAGAAACAATATAGCAGACATTGATACAACCTTTATCGAATACCTTGCAATTCTTCTAATGGAGGTTCAACTTCATCTTCGTCATATAAATAATCTtcctaaaattagaaaaatagttttttcctgcaggtttctttatattttaaactATGTCAATAATCTCTAGCAAGATTAGTGTGTTGCCAACCTAGCGAAGAGTTTTAATAAAACCTTTATACTGATGTCACACACCACAGGTGGTCCTTCAAGTAATTTCTCAGTAAAACGCTGACCAGATGCTTTTAATATCCATGAAAATGACTGATGAAGATTTTGGAAGATATTCTTATCTTTTGTTATCTGCATCAATGATCGATAAACCTGGCCACCTCTAGCTCGTCGAAATTGATCTAAATTTAAGGATGAGAAGTGGTTATAAATTTGCACAACAAATAGTTAATCATTTGGAAGAttcgttttttaaaatcaaaacaaacctgGAGTCATAAAGGCATTCCTTGGTTGGAGAAGGGCTTCTCTTTGTGGCTTCTCGGCATGCTCTGTTTTATACACCTGTTCAGCCTAAGAATATTATTCTAGTACTATAACTAGTACTAAATATTCTATGTTTCTCTCAAAGTATTACGTGTAGATGCAAACAATGACAGTGTCTAGCTTTCTTACCTTAGATTGCATGTCATCAATAATACTTTTGAAATtactaaaataaatttcacattTAATTGCAAAAGAACCTAGCTATTGACTGACAGGTTTAAATCTGCAAGTTCCAAATCACTACTAGTAAGGATTCACAAAATAGTGACGCCCAAATATGTATGGCGGCCGAAAATCTTAGTTTTCTATAGACTAACAACTAATTTACGTATAAATATAAGAACCTAATTAAGAATTGCCAAGAATTTGCAAGATAGATTCTGTCCATCATAACACAGATCAAGCTgtacctaaaaaataaatacataaccCAATTTCCATATgtaatttcataaaaataaacatatcaTTTATTAGCATAGCTAACATAAACTAACCATCTTTGAAAACCTCTTGACTGTAAGTCTTTTAAGAAAAAGGTGTAACTGAAGACATAACCACTTGCTTCGTCACCAAACATAATAGGACCCTCTCTTCCAGGACAAACTTCACAACTTAAACTAAACacattaatttcttttatgtACATATTATTTAGAATATATAAACAGTAAATtatatgaacaataaaaaccagTCATCCTAGCGCAAGCAATTGCACACACACGACTCCACACTTACCTGAAAGAGAATTGGGCGTACTGTTTCCAGGTTTTAGGGATACATGAAACACCCAgattatttttgtcaatttttgatttttttaacatttaaaattttataattcaTAGAATATttaacttaaataaaaaatataactttcttTCTtagttttaacaaaatttatctcaaaaacgatttttgctTGATGCACTACATGTTAGGCTAAGAGGTAGAAGTATTTATTCAAAAGTTGTCTGATATTTTCTTAACAATGAATTTAAGATTTAACACGGAGTGaaagtgaaaatttaaaacagaGAAGCACGAAAAGCAAGTTTTAGATatcaactagtcgataaggcccgtggaaaaatcgacTAAGGcaaaaggacaatggaaaaaatgtatCAAATGAATTTTAATGATGTCGGCAGTAGCCCTCGGTACAAacctgttgcctctattgtgtagaactTGAAACGCTAACCAAGAAATTGTACATGAtgtgcttttaacaataaaaagtgGCAATCAAAAGAAGTTATAGAATTTTTAATACGTCATAGAAATTTTGACGACGTCACCAATgcatatttgaaatttttttggagaTTTTGTTATCAATTACCTCCATTGGATAGAGCTTAAACTTCTGTTCAAGTATTGtaccttaagggaattaattttcgcggatcAACATGATTTGgaaatttcgcgggaatttaatttcgcggataaagtgtactttaaaggaagaaactttaGCTGGAAAAAAGTTTCACGGTTCGGAAAAAACGCGAAAATTTTGCATTTCGCGGGAAAAGACTTTCGAGGACGAGCAATTTGGAAAGTTTTTACGGGAAAAAAACTTCGCAGACCGATGATAATGAAGTATAAACAAAGTATATGaaagttattatttcatcaaaaaaaaaataaaaaataaaaaaataaatactaatCATGATTATAATGTCTTCGCAATCTTCTCGttgacaaaaattacaaaaaattatagTTCTGATTCTGTATCACCTTTGTTATAGTTTATAAGCCTTTCTTCTCAACGTCATTTCTATAAACtcagctgattaaaaaaaaaggcAACGATActtgttttttgcttttactGAGTAGTTAAATACAATTAACATAAAAAGCCTTCACTGGgaactaaatttacaaaaaattcgcaggaaaaaactttcgcggacaACACGTTTTGAAAAATTCGCGGGAAAAAACTTTGGCGGACAACACATTTTAGAAAAATTCGCGGGAAAAACTTTGGCGGAAAACACGTTTTAGAAAATTTCGCGGAAGAAACTGTTGCGGAAAGGCCCTAAAAAcgggaatttaattttgcggatccaaatttcgtaaaattttaaaagtaagaaATACGAATTTTAGTAACTCTTAATATATCTTTTCTTTAACTATCCGCCATATCATCctctaaaatagaaaatatattcccAACGTCATCCTCATAATTAGAATCACTATCCGGATTGTTTTCATGTGTGTACATGTCTCTTTCAAGACTATTTTCCTAACGATCTTCATTTTCGAATGAGTCACACGCTAGGAGGGGATCAATATCATTAAAAGGATCGATGTTGGCCAACTCTCCTAGCCCTTTCCTTACAGCAGCTGACATTCAAGTAACTTCCCAGGCTTTTAAACATACAGGGTTTCCAGCAGTTGAAGTCATGTGATCATATACTTCTATAATCCACTTAGCGTGCAGTGGTTTAATGACAGAAAGTTTCATACTGACATTTATGTTGTTTAATTCATTTCCGTCGTTCTCTCAAGACGTCCTGCACTAATTCTGTCATTTGTCCCTTAAAAACATCCATTATTAAAAGGACATGATAGCAAATATGGAGATCAAGGGAACGTCGTTCTTTTTCAACAAAAGGGATGATAATTTTCTTTAGCATATTCAACGATTCTTTCTCATTACTGTAATGTTTCTCGTTTGCACGAAAGCTACAGCAGGAAtactttttgaagtttttcCACCATAAATAAGCACCACTCA
It includes:
- the LOC130662556 gene encoding folliculin-like isoform X3, yielding MNAVIGLCHFCELHGPSILFYTQSFHCSNHTPDQVLNGVAASPSLCGISQNRLHSGSFSEETVKKDDEKQKVRRTSSGSRHTTCEACRSLNQGEPGFLSIDKESHISYISMQYPEEQELYSILRHACVRSLSCEVCPGREGPIMFGDEASGYVFSYTFFLKDLQSRGFQRWYSLICVMMDRIYLANSWQFLISNFKSIIDDMQSKAEQVYKTEHAEKPQREALLQPRNAFMTPDQFRRARGGQVYRSLMQITKDKNIFQNLHQSFSWILKASGQRFTEKLLEGPPVEDYLYDEDEVEPPLEELQALALSPYPDSSEGPVFESIGHVYKVLGDANFHVVAFHVVRGDQLVVQGENEVTVKSMLKVLKQFIPAGCFRALYYEKEYQDSWRCNFLGLPLGVEIPFHVLQSQLFVQIKIIDKERIVGQSQDPICINNQSASLRGFDMLTKVI
- the LOC130662556 gene encoding folliculin-like isoform X2, translating into MNAVIGLCHFCELHGPSILFYTQSFHCSNHTPDQVLNGVAASPSLCGISQNRLHSGSFSEETVKKDDEKQKVRRTSSGSRHTTCEACRSLNQGEPGFLSIDKESHISYISMQYPEEQELYSILRHACVRSLSCEVCPGREGPIMFGDEASGYVFSYTFFLKDLQSRGFQRWYSLICVMMDRIYLANSWQFLISNFKSIIDDMQSKAEQVYKTEHAEKPQREALLQPRNAFMTPDQFRRARGGQVYRSLMQITKDKNIFQNLHQSFSWILKASGQRFTEKLLEGPPVEDYLYDEDEVEPPLEELQALALSPYPDSSEGPVFESIGHVYKVLGDANFHVVAFHVVRGDQLVVQGENEVTVKSMLKVLKDSWRCNFLGLPLGVEIPFHVLQSQLFVQIKIIDKENGGEGAETSSKSHFSFCENSFDSYQFEVSGNSVGNEPTYLKHIMKALRNNTINRSVFDLMLITAKEQWMGKVKVMFKFSKSGVRTTEEKDRLLEVLQAKPEDEILLKYWMTSLSRSYRSHLLNCSNHKGEL
- the LOC130662556 gene encoding folliculin-like isoform X1, with the translated sequence MNAVIGLCHFCELHGPSILFYTQSFHCSNHTPDQVLNGVAASPSLCGISQNRLHSGSFSEETVKKDDEKQKVRRTSSGSRHTTCEACRSLNQGEPGFLSIDKESHISYISMQYPEEQELYSILRHACVRSLSCEVCPGREGPIMFGDEASGYVFSYTFFLKDLQSRGFQRWYSLICVMMDRIYLANSWQFLISNFKSIIDDMQSKAEQVYKTEHAEKPQREALLQPRNAFMTPDQFRRARGGQVYRSLMQITKDKNIFQNLHQSFSWILKASGQRFTEKLLEGPPVEDYLYDEDEVEPPLEELQALALSPYPDSSEGPVFESIGHVYKVLGDANFHVVAFHVVRGDQLVVQGENEVTVKSMLKVLKQFIPAGCFRALYYEKEYQDSWRCNFLGLPLGVEIPFHVLQSQLFVQIKIIDKENGGEGAETSSKSHFSFCENSFDSYQFEVSGNSVGNEPTYLKHIMKALRNNTINRSVFDLMLITAKEQWMGKVKVMFKFSKSGVRTTEEKDRLLEVLQAKPEDEILLKYWMTSLSRSYRSHLLNCSNHKGEL
- the LOC130662556 gene encoding folliculin-like isoform X4; translated protein: MQYPEEQELYSILRHACVRSLSCEVCPGREGPIMFGDEASGYVFSYTFFLKDLQSRGFQRWYSLICVMMDRIYLANSWQFLISNFKSIIDDMQSKAEQVYKTEHAEKPQREALLQPRNAFMTPDQFRRARGGQVYRSLMQITKDKNIFQNLHQSFSWILKASGQRFTEKLLEGPPVEDYLYDEDEVEPPLEELQALALSPYPDSSEGPVFESIGHVYKVLGDANFHVVAFHVVRGDQLVVQGENEVTVKSMLKVLKQFIPAGCFRALYYEKEYQDSWRCNFLGLPLGVEIPFHVLQSQLFVQIKIIDKENGGEGAETSSKSHFSFCENSFDSYQFEVSGNSVGNEPTYLKHIMKALRNNTINRSVFDLMLITAKEQWMGKVKVMFKFSKSGVRTTEEKDRLLEVLQAKPEDEILLKYWMTSLSRSYRSHLLNCSNHKGEL